One segment of Rosa chinensis cultivar Old Blush chromosome 6, RchiOBHm-V2, whole genome shotgun sequence DNA contains the following:
- the LOC112171960 gene encoding receptor-like cytosolic serine/threonine-protein kinase RBK1 isoform X1, producing the protein MVRSHTIEPQMLSCRCKTEKTKRTIIAGLNSDTCSREMLLGLLTSVVKPEDTVIAIHVEETDVTFDPNTFHIHEDLCKSKKVDFQIKVCIGDSYISELTYQVRVSYATILALGCSSSGLNVSATSACLKGLPPSCILLVMNSVGRILFQREGTCQQGSVKVALPLQSSQSFSSVYACYNQSNTNRKLHKSLTIPSAPPVSSIRRITRRALSSAHKTVEVSDFVAQKLFHRLGLLEAEGSSRHFASQELRYATNNFSSDMVIGEGGHSKVYRATLEDGRAAAVKVLKTTHHSVSDLFREVDFLSSMNHKNIVQIIGFCDSGEMLAIVYDLLHGSLRRNLRQLRWSERMKVAIGVAKALEYLHHSHNPPIIHRDVKSSNILLSHDCEPILSDFGAAMVLRQSQHADAPFDVVGTFGYLAPEYMMYGKVDEKIDVYSYGVVLLELITGKEAIQTDQEIRESLVLWSLLIDLQARSLLSCGICERLIDPYLSEDYNKEEMEVMMVAARLCLMHSSSRRPTMKTILRLFEEPDHWLRMQRERDEFLKGTKSKDDSALF; encoded by the exons ATGGTTCGAAGTCATACAATTGAACCCCAAATGCTATCGTGCCGGTGCAAGACAGAGAAGACCAAGAGGACGATTATTGCTGGCCTAAATTCAGATACCTGCAGTAGAGAAATGCTGCTTGGATTGCTCACTTCTGTTGTTAAACCAGAAGACACTGTGATAGCTATTCATGTTGAAGAAACAGATGTTACATTTGATCCGAACACTTTCCACATTCATGAAGATCTCTGCAAGTCCAAGAAG GTAGATTTCCAAATAAAGGTCTGCATAGGAGATTCATACATTTCGGAATTAACTTACCAAGTTAGAGTCAGCTATGCTACAATCCTTGCACTTGGTTGCAGCTCTTCAGG GCTCAATGTTTCAGCTACCAGTGCTTGCCTGAAAGGTTTACCTCCTTCATGCATACTTCTGGTAATGAATAGTGTTGGAAGAATCTTATTTCAGAGGGAGGGAACTTGCCAACAAGGTTCTGTAAAGGTAGCCCTGCCCCTGCAATCTTCTCAGTCATTTTCTTCAGTGTACGCTTGTTATAATCAGTCAAACACCAACCGGAAATTGCACAAGTCATTGACAATACCATCTGCTCCTCCCGTATCATCAATTCGGCGAATTACTAGAAGGGCACTCTCTTCTGCACATAAAACAGTGGAGGTTTCCGATTTTGTGGCTCAAAAGCTGTTTCATAGATTGGGACTACTAGAAGCAGAAGGATCCAGCAGGCATTTCGCCTCCCAAGAGCTTCGCTATGCAACTAATAATTTCAGCTCTGACATGGTGATTGGAGAGGGTGGACATAGCAAGGTGTACCGAGCCACTCTTGAAGATGGTCGAGCTGCAGCTGTGAAAGTCCTCAAAACCACACACCATTCAGTTAGTGATCTTTTCCGCGAAGTAGATTTTCTATCTAGTATGAATCACAAGAACATTGTTCAGATAATTGGGTTCTGTGATAGTGGAGAGATGCTTGCGATTGTGTATGATCTTTTACATGGAAGCTTGAGGAGGAATTTGAGACAACTAAGGTGGAGTGAGAGGATGAAGGTTGCAATTGGTGTGGCAAAAGCTTTGGAGTACCTTCATCATTCTCACAACCCTCCCATCATTCATAGGGATGTCAAGTCTTCTAACATTCTCCTCTCCCATGATTGTGAACCAATA TTGTCCGATTTTGGAGCAGCAATGGTACTTCGTCAATCTCAGCATGCAGATGCGCCATTTGATGTTGTTGGGACGTTTGGATACTTAGCCCCAGAGTACATGATGTATGGCAAGGTTGATGAGAAGATAGATGTGTACTCATATGGAGTGGTGCTTCTAGAACTCATTACTGGGAAAGAGGCTATTCAAACCGACCAGGAGATTCGAGAAAGCTTAGTCCTTTGG TCTTTGCTCATTGACTTGCAGGCAAGGTCCCTATTGAGCTGTGGCATATGCGAACGTCTTATTGATCCTTACTTGTCTGAGGACTACAACAAGGAAGAGATGGAAGTAATGATGGTAGCTGCACGCCTCTGCCTTATGCATTCATCTTCTAGAAGACCAACCATGAAAACA ATACTTAGGCTGTTTGAGGAGCCAGATCACTGGTTAAGgatgcagagagaaagagacgaGTTTCTGAAAGGGACAAAATCAAAAGATGATTCAGCCCTGTTTTGA
- the LOC112171960 gene encoding receptor-like cytosolic serine/threonine-protein kinase RBK1 isoform X2 produces the protein MVRSHTIEPQMLSCRCKTEKTKRTIIAGLNSDTCSREMLLGLLTSVVKPEDTVIAIHVEETDVTFDPNTFHIHEDLCKSKKVDFQIKVCIGDSYISELTYQVRVSYATILALGCSSSGLNVSATSACLKGLPPSCILLVMNSVGRILFQREGTCQQGSVKVALPLQSSQSFSSVYACYNQSNTNRKLHKSLTIPSAPPVSSIRRITRRALSSAHKTVEVSDFVAQKLFHRLGLLEAEGSSRHFASQELRYATNNFSSDMVIGEGGHSKVYRATLEDGRAAAVKVLKTTHHSVSDLFREVDFLSSMNHKNIVQIIGFCDSGEMLAIVYDLLHGSLRRNLRQLRWSERMKVAIGVAKALEYLHHSHNPPIIHRDVKSSNILLSHDCEPILSDFGAAMVLRQSQHADAPFDVVGTFGYLAPEYMMYGKVDEKIDVYSYGVVLLELITGKEAIQTDQEIRESLVLWARSLLSCGICERLIDPYLSEDYNKEEMEVMMVAARLCLMHSSSRRPTMKTILRLFEEPDHWLRMQRERDEFLKGTKSKDDSALF, from the exons ATGGTTCGAAGTCATACAATTGAACCCCAAATGCTATCGTGCCGGTGCAAGACAGAGAAGACCAAGAGGACGATTATTGCTGGCCTAAATTCAGATACCTGCAGTAGAGAAATGCTGCTTGGATTGCTCACTTCTGTTGTTAAACCAGAAGACACTGTGATAGCTATTCATGTTGAAGAAACAGATGTTACATTTGATCCGAACACTTTCCACATTCATGAAGATCTCTGCAAGTCCAAGAAG GTAGATTTCCAAATAAAGGTCTGCATAGGAGATTCATACATTTCGGAATTAACTTACCAAGTTAGAGTCAGCTATGCTACAATCCTTGCACTTGGTTGCAGCTCTTCAGG GCTCAATGTTTCAGCTACCAGTGCTTGCCTGAAAGGTTTACCTCCTTCATGCATACTTCTGGTAATGAATAGTGTTGGAAGAATCTTATTTCAGAGGGAGGGAACTTGCCAACAAGGTTCTGTAAAGGTAGCCCTGCCCCTGCAATCTTCTCAGTCATTTTCTTCAGTGTACGCTTGTTATAATCAGTCAAACACCAACCGGAAATTGCACAAGTCATTGACAATACCATCTGCTCCTCCCGTATCATCAATTCGGCGAATTACTAGAAGGGCACTCTCTTCTGCACATAAAACAGTGGAGGTTTCCGATTTTGTGGCTCAAAAGCTGTTTCATAGATTGGGACTACTAGAAGCAGAAGGATCCAGCAGGCATTTCGCCTCCCAAGAGCTTCGCTATGCAACTAATAATTTCAGCTCTGACATGGTGATTGGAGAGGGTGGACATAGCAAGGTGTACCGAGCCACTCTTGAAGATGGTCGAGCTGCAGCTGTGAAAGTCCTCAAAACCACACACCATTCAGTTAGTGATCTTTTCCGCGAAGTAGATTTTCTATCTAGTATGAATCACAAGAACATTGTTCAGATAATTGGGTTCTGTGATAGTGGAGAGATGCTTGCGATTGTGTATGATCTTTTACATGGAAGCTTGAGGAGGAATTTGAGACAACTAAGGTGGAGTGAGAGGATGAAGGTTGCAATTGGTGTGGCAAAAGCTTTGGAGTACCTTCATCATTCTCACAACCCTCCCATCATTCATAGGGATGTCAAGTCTTCTAACATTCTCCTCTCCCATGATTGTGAACCAATA TTGTCCGATTTTGGAGCAGCAATGGTACTTCGTCAATCTCAGCATGCAGATGCGCCATTTGATGTTGTTGGGACGTTTGGATACTTAGCCCCAGAGTACATGATGTATGGCAAGGTTGATGAGAAGATAGATGTGTACTCATATGGAGTGGTGCTTCTAGAACTCATTACTGGGAAAGAGGCTATTCAAACCGACCAGGAGATTCGAGAAAGCTTAGTCCTTTGG GCAAGGTCCCTATTGAGCTGTGGCATATGCGAACGTCTTATTGATCCTTACTTGTCTGAGGACTACAACAAGGAAGAGATGGAAGTAATGATGGTAGCTGCACGCCTCTGCCTTATGCATTCATCTTCTAGAAGACCAACCATGAAAACA ATACTTAGGCTGTTTGAGGAGCCAGATCACTGGTTAAGgatgcagagagaaagagacgaGTTTCTGAAAGGGACAAAATCAAAAGATGATTCAGCCCTGTTTTGA